DNA from Mycobacteriales bacterium:
GACGTGGCCCCCGAGAAGTCCTTCGTCGACGACCTCGACGTGGACTCGCTCTCGATGGTCGAGGTCGCTCTCGCCGCCGAGGAGAAGTTCGGCGTCAAGATCCCCGACGACGAGCTGTCCAACCTCAAGACGGTCGGTGACGCGATCGCCTACATCGAGAAGAACCAGTCCTGACCACACCCGCGACCACGGGCCGGGCGATGACCGACACGACGGCGCAGCGAGAAGTCATCCGCGCTACGGAGGCCGAACCGAAGTCATGACCGCAGAGCACGACATCTACGTGACCGGAATGGGTGCGACGACGCCTCTCGGGGGGGACGTGTCGTCGACCTGGTCGGCCATGCTCGAAGGCCGCTCCGGGGTGACCGCGCTCGAGGACGACTGGGCAAAACAGCTGACGGCGCGCCTGGTGGCCCGGGTCGCGGTGGAACCCACCGAGACCCTGTCCCGGGTGGAGGCCCGCCGGCTCGACCGGTGCCAGCAACTGGCGCTGGTCGCCGCCCGGGAGGCCTGGGCCGACAGCGGTCTGGCCGGCTCAGCCGGCGACTCCAACGTCGACCCGGAGCGCCTGGCCGTCGTACTCGGCACCGGGATCGGCGGCGCGCTGACGCTGCTCGGCCAGGACGACGTGCTCGAGGCCAGCGGTCCGCGGCGGGTGTCGCCGTTGACCGTGCCGATGCTCATGCCCAACTCGCCGGCCGCGGCGGTCGGACTCGATGTCGGCGCCCGGGCCGGGGTACACGCCCCGGTCAGCGCCTGCGCCTCCGGTGCGGAGG
Protein-coding regions in this window:
- a CDS encoding acyl carrier protein, with protein sequence MKGQHIVTTEEIRSGLADILEEVAGVQPADVAPEKSFVDDLDVDSLSMVEVALAAEEKFGVKIPDDELSNLKTVGDAIAYIEKNQS